A stretch of Pirellulales bacterium DNA encodes these proteins:
- a CDS encoding DUF1501 domain-containing protein, whose product MFKFDAGKTPTYCEGMSRRSFVQIGAAGMAAVGLPAILKAKEESAQRGTPRKDTSVILVWLDGGPGHMDLYDLKPEAPAEYRGLWWPIPTNVPGMEISELFPLQAKVADKFSIIRSLHHNNGDHFTGGHIMLTGRGGASGADQRGKCPSIGSIAAKALGPRRPGMPAYVAVPYAASIGLRPGYFGANYLGIEHNPFETDGDPNSEKFQVRNMNLPDQLSIDRLGNRQTLFQDFDRLRRDIDASGALASMTRFQQDAYQLVCSDAARKAFDISGEDTKLREQYGRNSWGQSMLLARRLVEAGCTFVTVHLGGWDHHWNLKSGMDSCLPRVDMGISSLLEDLSNRGLLDSTLVMLCGEFSRTPRMNNGGNGGPPLSMGTPGRDHWGNAMFCLMGGGGIRGGQIVGSTNRLGEAPKDRPLTAGDLHATIYHVLGIDPSISFLNHSGRPVPAIDGGEVIHELL is encoded by the coding sequence ATGTTCAAATTCGACGCTGGAAAGACGCCGACCTACTGCGAGGGCATGAGTCGCCGCAGCTTTGTGCAAATCGGCGCCGCCGGTATGGCTGCCGTGGGCTTGCCGGCCATCCTGAAAGCCAAGGAAGAGTCGGCCCAGCGCGGAACGCCTCGCAAGGACACCTCGGTGATCCTGGTATGGCTCGATGGCGGGCCCGGCCACATGGACCTGTACGATCTGAAGCCCGAAGCCCCGGCCGAGTACCGTGGCCTGTGGTGGCCGATTCCGACCAATGTGCCGGGCATGGAGATTTCCGAACTGTTCCCGCTGCAAGCCAAGGTGGCCGACAAGTTTTCGATCATCCGTTCGCTGCACCACAACAATGGCGATCACTTCACCGGCGGCCACATCATGCTCACCGGCCGAGGGGGTGCGTCGGGGGCGGATCAACGGGGAAAGTGTCCATCTATCGGTTCGATCGCCGCCAAAGCACTCGGCCCGCGACGTCCAGGCATGCCGGCCTACGTCGCAGTACCCTATGCGGCCAGCATTGGACTGCGCCCCGGTTACTTCGGTGCAAACTACTTGGGCATCGAACACAACCCGTTCGAGACCGATGGCGACCCTAACAGCGAAAAGTTCCAGGTGCGGAACATGAACCTGCCGGATCAACTGTCGATCGATCGGCTAGGTAATCGCCAGACATTGTTCCAGGATTTCGATCGCTTACGGCGCGACATAGACGCTTCAGGCGCGCTGGCGTCGATGACTCGTTTCCAGCAAGACGCCTACCAATTAGTGTGCAGCGACGCGGCGCGAAAGGCGTTCGATATCAGCGGCGAAGATACCAAGCTGCGCGAACAATATGGTCGCAATAGCTGGGGTCAAAGCATGTTGCTGGCCCGGCGGCTGGTCGAGGCCGGCTGCACGTTCGTCACCGTACATCTAGGCGGCTGGGATCATCACTGGAATCTCAAGTCTGGCATGGATAGTTGCCTGCCTCGCGTCGACATGGGCATATCTTCTCTGTTGGAAGACCTCAGCAACCGCGGGCTGCTGGATAGCACCCTGGTCATGCTGTGCGGCGAATTCAGCCGCACGCCACGCATGAATAACGGGGGTAACGGCGGTCCGCCGCTGAGCATGGGGACGCCCGGCCGCGACCATTGGGGTAATGCGATGTTCTGCCTGATGGGCGGCGGTGGGATTCGTGGCGGTCAGATCGTTGGCTCGACGAATCGCCTCGGCGAAGCACCCAAGGACCGACCGCTAACGGCCGGCGACCTGCATGCGACCATCTATCACGTGCTAGGAATCGATCCGTCGATCAGCTTCTTGAACCACTCGGGCCGACCGGTGCCGGCCATCGACGGCGGTGAAGTGATCCACGAATTGCTCTAA